The DNA region GGCCGCGTTGCCGACGCCGATCTTCGACGTCATCGCGGCGGCGACGGCCTCCTCCCAGGCGTTCTCGCCCTCGGCGTGCATGATGCCGCCGACGTTCTGCGCCCCGGTCTCCTCCAGGAGCCGGACGGCGGTCGCGATGTAGTTCGGCGAAAGCATTCCGTGACCGTCGACCCGTACCACGATCGGGTGATGCGAGGCCTTGATGGCGGCGTTGAGGGCGGCCGGGGTGCGGCCGGTCGGGTTGGGGACCGTGTGGACCCGGGAGTCCTCCCGTACCAGCTCGGCGGCGATCTCGTCGGTGCGGTCGGCGGAGGGGCCGAGGGCGATCACCACCTCCATCTCGCCGGCGTACTCCTGCTCCAGGATGTGCCGGACCGAGTTCCTGAGATGGCGTTCCTCGTTGAGCACCGGCATGATCACGGAGACGGCGGGGTACTGCGCGGCAGACATGTGGTCCTCGGGGGTCCTCGGCGGAGCCGGGCGTTCCGGGGGCGGCTCGCACCCCTGGAAGCGGCGTGATTCGGCCGCCACGTTACCGCGAACGGGGGACACGGGCGCGCGCCACCGGGGTCTCCCGCCGGCCCGCAGATCGTATGGACCTACTGTGCGAAAGTCCTACTAGCACCGCGGAGGTGTCCCTCGTGCCCACACCGCAGCGATCGCCCCGTCCCCCACACCCCCGCACCGCTCCCCCGCAGCGCAGGCCCGCCCGGCCGGCCGCGGCCGGCACCCGCGGTACGGGCCGCCCCGGGAACCGGGCCCAGGGCCGGAAGACACCGCCCCGCTGGGGTATGCGCGTGGCCACCGGTCTCTCCGTGCTGGTTCTCGGGGCGAGCGGGATCGGCCACGCGGTGGTGACCGGTCTGGAAGGCGGGATCGACCGGATCGATCCGTTCAAGGACATGAAGAACCGGCCCCCGGGCGGCCACGGCCTGAACCTCCTCCTCGTCGGGACGGACGGCCGCGACAAGATCACCGCGGCGGAGAAGGACACCTACAAGCTGGGCGGCGCGGCCTGCAACTGCACGGACACCCTCATGCTCGTCCACCTCTCGGCCGACCGGCAGCGGGCCAGCGTCGTCAGCCTGCCGCGCGACAGCTACGCCGAGATCCCCGCGCACACCGACCGGTCCACCGGGAAGGAGCACTCCGGCCACCCGGTCAAGCTGAACGCCGCGTACGCCGAGGGCGGTCCGCACCTGACGGTACGGACCGTGGAGCAGATGACCGGCGTCAAGATCGACCACTATCTGGAGGCCGACTTCACCAGCTTCATGAAGACGGTCGACGCCGTGGGCGGTGTGGAGATCTGCACCGCCAAACCGCTCAAGGACCCCTACACCGGTCTGGACCTGGCGGCGGGCACCCACAGGCTCGACGGCGGCCAGGCCCTCCAGTACGTGCGCTCACGGCACATCGACGGGGCCGCCGACCTGGGCCGGATGCAGCGGCAGCAGAAGTTCGTGGCGGCGCTGGTCGGCCAGGTGACCGGCGGGGGCGTGCTGACCAACCCGGTGAAGTTCCAGCAGGTCGCCTCGACGGTGCTCGACGCGGTCCGCGCCGACAAGGGGTTCGGTACGGAGCAGATGCTGGCCCTGGGCAAGGCGATGCACGGCTTCACCCCGGCCTCCTCCGAATTCGCCTCCGTTCCGCTGAAGGAGGACAGCTTCCAGGTCAAGGGCCTCGGCTCCACGGTGAAGTGGGACGCGGAGAAGTCCGAGAAGCTGTTCAAGGCGATCCGCGAGGACAAGCCGCTCGCCCCGGTGCTGCCCGACCAGCCCAAGGCGGCCCTCGTCGAGGTGGCACCCGAGCAGATCCAGGTCCAGGTCTACAACGGGACGACGAAGGACGGGCTCGGCCAGGAGGTGGACAAGGCCCTGCGCTCCACCGGCTTCGACACCACCCGGGCTCCGAGGGGCGGCGGCGGGCCGGGCGAACTGAAGCGGACGCAGATCACCTACGACCCCCGGTGGGACCGGTCGGCGAAGGTGCTGGCGACCGCGCTGCCGGGCAGCGAGCTCAAGGCGGTGAAGGGGCAGGGCGGGATGCTGAACGTCACGGCGGGCTCGGACTT from Streptomyces sp. NBC_01754 includes:
- a CDS encoding LCP family protein, whose product is MPTPQRSPRPPHPRTAPPQRRPARPAAAGTRGTGRPGNRAQGRKTPPRWGMRVATGLSVLVLGASGIGHAVVTGLEGGIDRIDPFKDMKNRPPGGHGLNLLLVGTDGRDKITAAEKDTYKLGGAACNCTDTLMLVHLSADRQRASVVSLPRDSYAEIPAHTDRSTGKEHSGHPVKLNAAYAEGGPHLTVRTVEQMTGVKIDHYLEADFTSFMKTVDAVGGVEICTAKPLKDPYTGLDLAAGTHRLDGGQALQYVRSRHIDGAADLGRMQRQQKFVAALVGQVTGGGVLTNPVKFQQVASTVLDAVRADKGFGTEQMLALGKAMHGFTPASSEFASVPLKEDSFQVKGLGSTVKWDAEKSEKLFKAIREDKPLAPVLPDQPKAALVEVAPEQIQVQVYNGTTKDGLGQEVDKALRSTGFDTTRAPRGGGGPGELKRTQITYDPRWDRSAKVLATALPGSELKAVKGQGGMLNVTAGSDFTEVRRVKGEAPEGGEFGAVTGDQVVCP